A single region of the Aestuariirhabdus haliotis genome encodes:
- a CDS encoding type I secretion system permease/ATPase: protein MTAKAQSDLKSAKPTDASVLPGSAPADPLLNCLVFLTRYYGKPFSAQALGNGLPLENGQLPIQQFSRAAERGGLTAKLTRSSLNDVSDLLLPCVLLLTDGRACVVLARDSNKGTVDVTWPETPDGVDTLAEQQLQALASGYLFFVRKRYRFDARAPEVLKTREGHWFWRTLRESTPIYRDVLVASFFLSLFAIASPLFVMNVYDRVVPNEAIETLWVLAIGMFIVIVFDFVMKQIRAKLLDIAAKKTDVQLSSRLFEKVLALKMEARPPSIGAFARNIQEFDSIRDFITSATISAFIDVPFSILFIVVIALVGGPIAFIPVVAMILMVLYGFYIKGKMRLHVEQGGRFSTQKHAHLIEAVSGLESLKINGAESQFQQKWEELVGNNAIWNVEMRRYAASVGNVSSFIQQLSTVLIVAGGVFLISDGAMSMGAMIAAVMLSGRAMGPFSQVAMLTTRYNQAESTLAGLDEIMKMPEENMDRNLHRPYIDGRIEFDNVSFAYPGSQVPALDSVSFSIQPGEKVAIIGRIGAGKTTVEKLLLGFYQQSAGSIRVDGIDIQQISPADVRQKVGCLPQDIHLFFGSIRDNITVGVPHVDDAKVIRAAELAGVNAFTNLDPEGLDRQVGERGQYLSGGQRQAVALARALLFNPPIMVLDEPTSNMDNSAETGVRQRLKSLTQDKTFLLITHKMSMLELVDRVIVMERGKLILDGPRQSVLQRLAEGKVRAQ from the coding sequence ATGACGGCAAAAGCACAGTCAGACTTGAAATCAGCAAAACCAACGGATGCGTCGGTGTTGCCCGGATCAGCGCCTGCCGATCCGTTATTGAACTGTCTGGTGTTTCTGACTCGATATTACGGCAAGCCCTTTTCGGCCCAGGCCCTGGGAAATGGCTTGCCGTTGGAAAATGGTCAGCTGCCTATTCAGCAGTTCAGTCGTGCCGCAGAAAGAGGGGGGCTGACCGCCAAGTTAACCCGTTCCTCATTGAACGATGTGTCGGACCTGTTGTTGCCCTGCGTTCTGTTACTGACCGATGGGCGCGCTTGTGTGGTGCTGGCAAGGGACAGTAATAAGGGTACGGTAGATGTTACCTGGCCAGAAACCCCCGACGGCGTTGACACTCTGGCCGAGCAACAGCTGCAAGCCCTGGCTTCCGGTTATCTTTTTTTTGTTCGCAAACGCTATCGTTTTGATGCCCGGGCTCCGGAAGTCCTGAAAACCCGTGAAGGCCACTGGTTCTGGCGCACATTGAGGGAGTCGACGCCCATCTACCGGGATGTTTTGGTCGCCTCTTTTTTCCTCAGTCTGTTTGCCATCGCCTCGCCTTTGTTTGTGATGAATGTGTACGATCGGGTGGTTCCTAACGAGGCGATAGAAACCCTCTGGGTGCTGGCGATCGGTATGTTTATCGTGATCGTATTCGATTTTGTTATGAAACAGATTCGAGCCAAATTGCTGGACATAGCAGCCAAGAAAACCGATGTGCAACTGTCCTCCCGTTTGTTTGAGAAAGTGTTGGCTCTAAAGATGGAAGCAAGACCACCTTCGATCGGGGCCTTTGCTCGCAACATTCAGGAGTTTGATTCGATTCGGGACTTCATTACCTCGGCGACCATCAGTGCCTTTATCGATGTGCCTTTTTCCATCCTCTTTATTGTGGTGATTGCCCTGGTTGGAGGCCCGATTGCCTTTATTCCTGTGGTCGCAATGATTCTGATGGTGCTCTATGGCTTTTACATTAAAGGCAAGATGCGTTTGCACGTTGAACAGGGCGGACGCTTTTCTACCCAGAAACACGCGCACCTGATCGAAGCCGTTTCCGGTCTGGAGAGCTTGAAGATCAATGGCGCTGAAAGCCAGTTCCAGCAGAAATGGGAAGAACTGGTTGGCAATAACGCCATCTGGAATGTGGAAATGCGCCGTTATGCTGCTTCGGTTGGCAATGTCAGCTCTTTTATTCAACAACTGAGCACGGTGTTGATCGTCGCCGGAGGTGTGTTCCTGATCAGCGATGGCGCCATGTCGATGGGTGCCATGATTGCTGCGGTCATGCTCAGTGGTCGTGCCATGGGGCCCTTTTCCCAGGTGGCGATGTTGACCACGCGATATAACCAGGCGGAGTCGACTTTGGCGGGTCTTGATGAAATCATGAAGATGCCGGAAGAGAATATGGATCGGAATCTCCATCGTCCCTATATTGATGGCCGCATCGAGTTTGATAACGTCAGTTTTGCCTATCCGGGAAGCCAGGTTCCTGCACTCGACTCGGTGTCTTTCTCCATTCAACCGGGGGAAAAGGTGGCGATCATCGGACGCATTGGAGCCGGAAAAACCACGGTCGAAAAATTGTTGTTGGGTTTTTACCAGCAAAGCGCCGGCTCGATTCGGGTCGATGGCATCGATATTCAGCAAATCAGCCCCGCCGATGTGCGGCAAAAAGTGGGTTGCCTGCCGCAAGATATTCATCTGTTCTTCGGCTCCATTCGGGATAATATTACCGTTGGTGTACCCCATGTGGATGACGCCAAAGTTATCAGGGCTGCCGAATTGGCGGGGGTGAATGCCTTTACCAACCTGGACCCCGAGGGTCTGGATCGCCAGGTTGGCGAACGAGGGCAGTATCTCTCCGGCGGTCAGCGTCAGGCGGTCGCTCTGGCACGCGCGCTGCTGTTTAATCCACCGATTATGGTGCTGGATGAACCGACCAGTAACATGGATAACTCCGCCGAGACCGGGGTTCGTCAACGATTAAAAAGCCTTACCCAGGACAAAACCTTCCTGTTAATCACCCACAAAATGTCGATGTTGGAATTGGTCGATCGAGTCATCGTGATGGAACGGGGTAAATTGATTCTGGATGGCCCAAGACAATCCGTATTACAGCGTTTAGCGGAGGGCAAAGTTCGTGCGCAATAA